From the genome of Alistipes sp. ZOR0009, one region includes:
- a CDS encoding SusE domain-containing protein, with protein sequence MKTFKLFTYLILGIFILGSCDKDETKAMLGANPSAPVLKSLSAGQNIVFTVADKGNTFSFIWDRAKYGANLAVTYKVEFDLKGNNFANAKRLVVDGKDTLIVKVPDLNNLLLGLQPDPEVPVKQELDVRVVASANNAAVAELASTVVNVFFTPYYEPIVYPMLWVPGGYQSASGYGNDWTHATAPTLASKESDGVYEGYVYFDAVANFKFTSAADWSHTNYGVGAPGKIDPAGGDIPAPGAGYFKVNVSVPDLTYNMTKTEWGLIGDATGSWDVDKNLTYNKTTKVWSITLDLIGGKYIKFRANDSWTLNYGLKNGKLTEGGDNILVAADGNYTVTLDLSNAPNYKYKVVKN encoded by the coding sequence ATGAAAACTTTTAAGTTGTTTACATATCTGATTCTGGGTATATTTATTCTAGGATCATGCGACAAAGATGAAACTAAAGCAATGCTAGGTGCAAATCCTTCTGCCCCTGTTCTAAAATCTTTATCTGCGGGACAAAATATTGTATTTACAGTTGCTGACAAGGGGAACACGTTTTCCTTTATTTGGGATAGGGCTAAGTACGGAGCAAATCTTGCGGTAACCTATAAGGTCGAATTTGATCTTAAGGGAAATAATTTTGCTAATGCAAAGCGTTTGGTAGTAGATGGAAAGGATACTTTAATTGTTAAAGTTCCAGACTTGAACAACCTATTGTTAGGTTTACAACCAGACCCAGAAGTTCCTGTAAAGCAAGAACTGGATGTCCGTGTTGTCGCGTCTGCTAATAATGCAGCAGTCGCAGAGTTAGCTTCAACGGTGGTGAATGTTTTTTTTACACCTTACTATGAGCCTATAGTATATCCTATGTTGTGGGTTCCTGGGGGCTATCAGAGTGCTAGTGGGTACGGAAATGACTGGACTCATGCAACGGCGCCAACTTTAGCTTCGAAAGAAAGTGATGGTGTATATGAAGGGTATGTTTATTTTGACGCAGTTGCAAATTTCAAATTTACAAGTGCTGCCGATTGGAGTCATACTAATTATGGGGTCGGTGCTCCAGGAAAAATAGATCCTGCTGGTGGGGACATTCCTGCTCCTGGTGCCGGTTATTTTAAGGTTAATGTTAGTGTTCCTGATTTAACTTATAATATGACAAAAACGGAGTGGGGCTTGATTGGAGATGCTACCGGAAGTTGGGATGTTGATAAAAATTTGACATACAACAAAACAACTAAAGTCTGGTCTATTACCCTTGATTTGATCGGAGGGAAATACATTAAATTTAGGGCTAATGATAGTTGGACTCTAAACTATGGTCTTAAAAATGGGAAATTGACCGAAGGCGGTGATAATATTTTAGTTGCTGCTGATGGAAACTATACCGTTACTTTAGACCTTAGTAATGCACCGAATTATAAGTATAAGGTAGTGAAGAATTAA